A part of Drosophila ananassae strain 14024-0371.13 chromosome 2R, ASM1763931v2, whole genome shotgun sequence genomic DNA contains:
- the LOC6493611 gene encoding pericentrin isoform X2: MGKLHITSLLRPHSASVSFKAIEAAAAEELPATSAAATSGGTTSAGSATSRSTAKKSGGETCFTVDFVPTLDFEFKPTSEQLQHDTSGSDDGPAADYESDSGDNDSTHTYIISRSSWTGVTSSSTPYAVSSTDTAELIRRQNNLSLTEEDQSVSSFSIEPPTSSMTIDMAEQQTTTTTTTTSSADVGATTVTTTTATTTSTSSIEEDIEEAIEISEVEEQLETPLESLSEAAAFARPKQQTSAKSLISNPDDPEDEDEDAEEFRIDDAQLSGGQLAQHFLVESDESSELLPAGSKAEVSLSSNDDDDFDISLPLEQRKPVHSLHEDEEEESVEQSEDHSLSNQSTTDDVSELVEEPVHGGEDKTDASGHQDTLMDDSQGTEEQDHSMEEIVATNESVEVTYEAEETVNTSQKADLVTDLDEEPGEPVKEVIRPTSTVETLKLPPLLESRVMENKAAKAMSTMHLQPELMEALEVTILEASEEFEDDEDDEESSLQLMKLRLMAMNQQMLGDSAPKLSPTEAEQTQVAGGSLELKQMERVPLNEFSKDVLEDITEESERQLSMSTTIEEEQDPPSLSLDESKTLLQAGATKVGGSSSSLASLNMLRQLEAKVQELHTQLETKDNCLASLNLQLEASRRESSAGPASARDTSSLMTNSTEYRTLQDELGGPTLDIYVEMSRRDEMIAKLTDSLQQSLNVREKLQTDADRLGGEVQNLRRQLQDAIEAVKRSNTVWPEQESNPGQRLSEISMDLISESDDDLDRHFLTDNEERGSRSSKERQLPNMHPIDDLGLEHLNPDWTPAFSKQIEQFHSYLLPNEQRIFLMVQRKFDDYLSQQLALCRDQNAQELKIARDQWESEKQSSEQSQQVAHAKEMEELRKYFEHKCADLEKQFSDDVFSHKSQNLGGDSSSECSEVDQMPEEMVVPAVSSKEPSPRKRKRAELLLSPSHRQMTPCGLDSLGETNQKDEAGRDNTLEVADLKIFYQTHIHELKRAHEDQVRKLNDRLKFYERRQGDDDYKPEAQSPARTCPELESADKSSPGGLANTSLIIIDEDELNFNNESQVIQRIIEEYERRLQEQLALARQDIANELEQHIQNLLSENTVDDQHWPKELILLREKFTAKSQLEITQLNIKHADEMSRLKLEYEKQLNRKNKRHLTFDAARDLEQVICERDGLRELSKSFRSVLCRLAKCVANCEEDLNATLSEEVQRLLQHSRSQDGGDDLEVTLSSSLNNTKQMLRVPDVHSLLEVVEDPSLLQFIDSKSNEEPSEDFDLNDCLERLKSEASYLLHLSEDLHKQRPQNDESLEHVEEQEKQEHELCCEAEDGLKTTAAAVQQAVLAKFLRTNSLNDQQMGVASQRKNSNPEAGKTHTSLPPDLQQHAGNASELSFQLVELKNRLIKSETDRQKLQQQLTHTIDRNAELGQELQALRDQLSQLNSLNHTDYNEGYGLGALKSLDQSSASFAALQERARHLLSSSPVKEQPSRDQANSTVVLLQMIEDFCREGDKVVECGKKDREDLQSQIDTADKQLKDTRRFLEDQAAEREQERDEFQREIERLKAQLRDKEKEHSSYANASEESNLAKNKHYAQLEVQLREVNLQLSESNAKRDKFEVELKASIDKIFVLREIISELETQVQTKALNEQVLAEKAKQLEEYVSLQIRDNDALQQEVHSLKTDIGEGYQSRIRLLEEKLQQGRTSGEQSAVLGQVAEKLRDIETTLEQKTKVLESLHNSNTASNSCSLSVTEDVSCPGSRPVTADGSPSHPLTVEGVQRVTEKLDKHTRVEEAAIKRIRDLEMQVQQMRAGCVELQHERDSLQGRMDEQTQRISTLQNRLEEQRQRAEQLHRAGTSDLNTRVHELQGEVQNLSEQLAARDKQMATVRQQLQRSKEEIMRLEAELTVRTQPDRSLVDKLEAEVQQKGAEIGKLKEKIRTEMINRLALPDLMETMLADKNDEIDHLRDQLEAKEKELQAVNQEGSLLSTPVAGLGAGDAGGKQDSGGKSSARTLSDIGSISEYPEPDVDRRAVMLSLNAPGLHISEGAAGFLHQTMETSKEAVANLTHKRTDDLSGFVAPYPVNTFEHPHYFQALGVTAQSSDGLTPGLVPRQINFSNLTAEDSKLKTPSLLIQTPDMPKPTTPSEVQQLRQKLTLLEKEKQRQQKDMETKLQDLQNQLQMEQEQLGRQAQSLRSHQESEQKYRLRIESLESKILEAAAQEAAERENLRRELNCVSAAHEQCEDAAAARKRELETLNGEVKLKADQLLAAQRRCTELELQVQSLERDLERLKNSDNSSKQYSVDEIAQQVEKELNYSAQLDSNILKAIESEEENNLDKKLLQKEVQTEEEHQPGTGNGTDDENFTGERELLNQLEALKAQLAVEREQCETLSKELLGEKQHSQEIQEQDVVIIEAMRKRLETALDEEDELHKQLDQERERCERLQTQLTSLQRAESRRNSSLLLKSPNDSPRKSPRADFETELGDRLRSEIKLLAAQNERERERYADAQRSNERERQRFEKELQERVAYCERLKQEMEKLSRDKESAELELEHFNERLTLQATEIESLEARLVTLQEAETRRANTRTRQHQETVKLQAEIHELKSRLLAAEASRDCLDQKVTQLRFDVSRSSQREAKLAEALAQANDRLAHSTDDNVPAQFLQKMQEINALVAENTQENRQMAETVQFLVGERIALQKKCEELGGSGNTNVAELEERCRQLIGRYLRVESHRKALVYQKRYLKLTLEGYQASEQLALQNLRGGPPPVKRNIKKKFKTVALAIIAIQRIKYIGRIWHTGKRIVSKSVFTITQQRNGPGLNVNVAPPPSPLPVPNSNLPTNSHSSNNSNLTGRLNYAPVSPTMINYGNLQPIVLPSDFALQAPTTSLHTTFTSTSNNHNNNNNNNNSNESSLPSLARLDWPTMQKPKRAHARHH, translated from the exons ATGGGGAAATTGCAT ATCACTTCGCTGCTCCGTCCGCACAGCGCCAGTGTCAGCTTCAAGGCGATCGAGGCGGCGGCGGCCGAAGAGTTGCCAGCAACATCTGCGGCAGCAACATCTGGAGGAACAACATCTgccggctcagcaacatcccGGAGCACGGCAAAGAAATCCGGCGGAGAGACCTGTTTCACAGTTGATTTCGTGCCGACGCTAGATTTTGAATTCAAGCCAACCTCGGAGCAATTGCAACATGATACCAGTGGGTCTGATGATGGCCCTGCGGCAGATTACGAGTCCGACTCCGGCGATAACGATTCCACGCACACGTACATAATCTCGAGGAGCAGCTGGACGGGAGTCACTTCGAGCAGTACCCCATATGCTGTGAGCTCCACAGATACCGCCGAGCTAATCAGAAGACAGAACAATCTCAGTCTCACGGAGGAGGATCAGTCGGTGTCCTCGTTTAGCATAGAACCACCCACCAGTTCCATGACCATTGACATGGCCGAACAACagaccaccaccaccacgacAACCACAAGCAGTGCCGATGTGGGGGCCACCACAGTGACCACAACGACGGCCACGACCACCAGCACCAGTAGCATCGAGGAGGACATTGAGGAGGCCATCGAGATCAGTGAGGTGGAGGAGCAGCTGGAAACTCCCCTGGAATCTCTATCGGAGGCAGCTGCTTTCGCCAGACCGAAACAGCAAACGAGTGCCAAAAGCCTAATCAGCAATCCGGACGACCCGGAGGATGAAGACGAGGATGCGGAGGAGTTTCGCATTGATGATGCCCAGCTCTCTGGTGGCCAGTTGGCGCAGCACTTCCTCGTGGAAAGCGATGAGAGCTCGGAGCTCCTACCAGCCGGCTCCAAGGCGGAGGTCAGCCTCTCCTCcaacgatgacgatgacttcGATATTAGTTTGCCATTGGAACAGAGGAAGCCAGTGCACTCGTTGCACgaagacgaggaggaggagtcagTCGAGCAGTCGGAGGATCACAGTTTAAGCAACCAGAGTACCACTGACGATGTCTCCGAATTGGTGGAAGAACCAGTCCATGGAGGGGAAGACAAGACAGACGCCAGTGGCCATCAGGATACTCTGATGGACGACAGCCAGGGGACCGAAGAGCAGGATCACTCGATGGAGGAAATAGTGGCCACCAATGAATCCGTCGAAGTGACCTACGAAGCCGAGGAAACAGTCAACACTTCCCAGAAAGCAGATTTGGTGAcagatctggatgaggagccCGGAGAGCCGGTCAAGGAGGTTATCAGACCCACATCTACCGTGGAGACCCTGAAGCTGCCACCGCTTTTGGAGTCCCGAGTGATGGAGAACAAAGCGGCCAAAGCTATGTCGACTATGCATCTGCAACCAGAACTGATGGAGGCCCTGGAGGTGACCATTCTGGAGGCTAGTGAGGAGTTTGAGGATGATGAGGATGACGAGGAGAGCTCCTTGCAACTGATGAAGCTGCGTCTGATGGCCATGAATCAGCAGATGCTTGGAGACAGTGCTCCCAAGCTGTCGCCCACGGAGGCGGAGCAGACGCAAGTAGCTGGTGGCAGTTTGGAACTAAAGCAGATGGAGCGAGTTCCACTTAATGAGTTCTCCAAGGACGTGCTGGAGGATATCACCGAGGAGAGCGAACGACAGCTCTCCATGAGCACCACCATTGAAGAGGAGCAGGACCCACCTTCGCTGTCCCTGGATGAGTCCAAAACGCTGCTCCAGGCAGGGGCAACTAAGGTTGGAGGCAGCAGTTCCAGTTTGGCCAGCTTAAACATGCTGAGGCAACTGGAGGCCAAGGTCCAGGAACTGCACACCCAGCTGGAGACCAAGGACAACTGTCTCGCATCCCTGAACCTTCAATTGGAGGCATCGCGAAGGGAATCCAGTGCGGGTCCAGCGTCGGCCAGAGACACCAGCTCCTTGATGACCAACTCCACGGAGTACCGTACGCTGCAGGATGAACTTGGAGGACCG ACCCTGGACATCTACGTGGAGATGTCGCGCAGAGATGAAATGATTGCCAAGCTTACGGATTCCCTGCAGCAGTCCCTGAATGTGCGAGAAAAGCTCCAAACGGACGCAGATCGCCTTGGAGGGGAAGTACAGAACCTGCGCCGCCAACTCCAAGATGCCATCGAAGCTGTGAAGCGCTCGAATACTGTTTGGCCCGAGCAGGAAAGCAATCCTGGCCAGCGTCTGTCAGAAATCTCAATGGACCTGATAAGCGAAAGTGATGATGATTTGGATCGCCATTTCCTGACCGACAACGAAGAGCGAGGATCACGTAGCTCCAAAGAGAGGCAGCTGCCTAACATGCATCCCATCGATGACTTGGGTCTGGAGCACCTGAATCCGGACTGGACTCCGGCTTTCAGCAAGCAAATCGAGCAGTTCCACAGCTATCTGTTGCCAAACGAACAGCGCATTTTCCTGATGGTCCAACGCAAGTTCGACGACTACTTGAGCCAACAGCTGGCCCTGTGCCGGGACCAGAATGCCCAGGAGCTGAAGATCGCCCGGGATCAGTGGGAGAGTGAGAAACAGAGTAGCGAGCAATCCCAGCAAGTGGCTCATGCCAAGGAGATGGAGGAGTTGCGGAAGTACTTCGAGCACAAGTGCGCCGACCTGGAGAAGCAGTTCTCCGACGATGTCTTCTCGCACAAATCCCAGAACCTGGGCGGTGATAGCTCCTCGGAGTGCTCCGAGGTGGATCAAATGCCAGAGGAGATGGTGGTGCCTGCAGTATCTTCCAAGGAGCCATCGCCACGGAAAAGGAAACGGGCAGAGCTGTTGCTCAGTCCCAGTCACCGTCAAATGACGCCATGTGGCCTGGATTCTTTGGGGGAAACAAATCAGAAGGATGAAGCTGGTCGAGAT AACACTTTGGAAGTGGCTGACCTTAAGATATTCTACCAGACCCATATCCACGAGTTGAAAAGAGCTCACGAGGATCAGGTGCGCAAACTGAACGATCGCCTCAAGTTCTATGAACGCCGGCAGGGAGATGATGACTACAAG CCTGAAGCCCAATCACCCGCTCGTACCTGCCCGGAACTGGAATCCGCGGATAAATCATCCCCCGGAGGACTCGCCAACACCTCCCTCATCATCATCGACGAGGATGAGTTGAATTTTAATAACGAATCTCAGGTTATTCAGCGTATCATCGAGGAGTACGAGCGAAGACTGCAGGAGCAGTTGGCTCTGGCCCGGCAGGACATCGCCAATGAGCTGGAGCAGCACATTCAG AATTTGCTGTCGGAGAACACCGTGGACGATCAGCATTGGCCCAAGGAGCTGATCTTGCTGCGGGAGAAGTTTACGGCCAAGAGTCAACTGGAGATTACTCAGCTGAATATTAAACATGCCGACGAG ATGTCGCGCCTGAAATTGGAATACGAGAAGCAGCTCAACCGGAAGAACAAGCGTCACCTCACCTTCGATGCGGCCCGTGACCTGGAGCAGGTGATCTGCGAACGAGATGGTCTCAGGGAACTGTCGAAGAGTTTCCGCTCCGTGCTCTGCCGGCTGGCCAAGTGCGTGGCCAACTGCGAGGAGGATCTGAATGCCACTCTGTCGGAGGAGGTGCAGCGTCTGCTGCAGCACAGCCGCAGTCAGGATGGAGGCGACGATCTGGAGGTTACCCTCAGCAGCTCCCTGAACAACACCAAGCAAATGCTCCGAGTGCCGGATGTGCACAGCCTGCTGGAAGTGGTCGAGGATCCCAGTTTGCTGCAGTTCATCGACAGCAAGAGCAACGAAGAGCCCAGTGAGGACTTCGACTTGAACGACTGCCTGGAGAGGTTGAAGTCGGAGGCGTCGTACCTGCTGCATTTGTCGGAGGACTTGCACAAGCAGCGTCCCCAAAACGATGAGTCCCTGGAGCACGTGGAGGAGCAGGAGAAGCAGGAGCATGAGCTGTGTTGCGAGGCAGAGGATGGCCTGAAGACTACAGCTGCTGCAGTGCAGCAGGCGGTGCTTGCCAAATTTCTGCGCACCAACTCCCTAAACGACCAGCAAATGGGAGTGGCCAGCCAGCGGAAGAACAGTAACCCGGAGGCGGGAAAAACCCATACCTCTCTGCCTCCGGATCTTCAGCAGCATGCCGGAAATGCTTCAGAGCTCTCCTTCCAGCTGGTGGAGCTGAAGAACCGCTTGATCAAGTCGGAGACGGATCGTCAGAaactgcagcagcaactgaCCCACACCATCGACCGGAATGCCGAACTGGGCCAGGAGCTGCAGGCTCTGAGGGACCAGTTGTCGCAGCTGAATTCCCTAAACCACACGGACTACAACGAGGGCTATGGCCTGGGAGCTCTGAAGAGCCTGGACCAATCGTCAGCCAGTTTTGCTGCCCTCCAGGAGCGAGCCCGCCACCTGCTTTCCTCCTCCCCCGTAAAGGAGCAGCCGTCAAGGGACCAGGCCAATTCCACTGTGGTGTTGCTCCAAATGATTGAAGACTTTTGCCGCGAGGGTGACAAGGTGGTCGAGTGCGGCAAGAAGGATCGCGAAGATCTGCAATCTCAG ATCGATACCGCTGACAAGCAGCTGAAGGATACAAGGCGTTTCCTGGAGGATCAGGCCGCCGAACGCGAACAGGAACGTGACGAGTTCCAGCGCGAAATCGAGCGGCTGAAGGCTCAATTACGTGACAAGGAGAAGGAGCACAGCTCCTATGCCAATGCCTCCGAGGAG TCGAATTTAGCGAAGAATAAGCAT TATGCCCAACTGGAGGTCCAGTTGAGGGAAGTCAACCTCCAGCTCAGCGAATCCAATGCCAAGCGGGACAAATTCGAGGTGGAACTGAAGGCCTCGATCGACAAGATCTTCGTCCTTCGGGAGATCATCTCGGAGCTGGAAACCCAAGTCCAGACCAAAGCCTTGAATGAGCAAGTGCTGGCCGAAAAGGCCAAGCAACTGGAGGAGTATGTCAGTCTGCAGATTCGGGACAATGATGCACTGCAGCAGGAAGTTCACAGCCTGAAGACCGACATCGGCGAGGGCTACCAATCCAGGATTCgcctgctggaggagaagTTGCAGCAGGGAAGGACCAGCGGTGAACAGAGTGCTGTCCTGGGGCAAGTGGCCGAAAAGCTGCGAGACATTGAAACTACTCTGGAGCAGAAGACCAAAGTCCTAGAATCGCTGCACAACTCCAACACCGCCTCTAATTCGTGCAGCTTAAGTGTCACGGAGGACGTCTCCTGTCCTGGAAGCAGACCCGTGACTGCAGACGGTTCCCCCTCCCATCCTCTCACTGTTGAAGGCGTCCAGCGGGTAACCGAAAAGCTGGACAAGCACACCAGGGTCGAGGAGGCGGCTATCAAGAGGATTCGTGACCTGGAGATGCAGGTCCAACAAATGCGCGCCGGCTGTGTG gaactcCAACATGAAAGGGACTCGCTGCAGGGGCGCATGGACGAGCAGACCCAAAGGATATCCACGCTGCAGAACCGCCTGGAGGAGCAACGCCAGCGGGCCGAGCAACTCCATAGGGCTGGCACCTCTGACCTGAATACCCGGGTCCATGAACTCCAGGGCGAAGTTCAGAACCTGAGCGAGCAGTTGGCAGCTCGGGACAAGCAAATGGCCACTGTGCGGCAGCAGCTGCAACGCAGCAAGGAGGAGATCATGCGCCTGGAGGCGGAGCTCACGGTGCGCACCCAACCGGATCGTAGTCTGGTGGACAAACTGGAGGCCGAAGTGCAGCAGAAAGGTGCCGAAATAGGTAAGCTGAAGGAGAAGATACGCACCGAGATGATCAACCGACTGGCACTGCCCGATCTTATGGAAACTATGCTGGCGGACAAGAATGATGAAATCGATCACCTTCGCGATCAACTGGAGGCCAAGGAGAAGGAGCTCCAAGCTGTTAACCAAGAGGGTAGTCTGCTTTCTACACCAGTAGCAGGACTAGGAGCGGGAGATGCGGGAGGAAAACAGGACTCGGGTGGCAAGTCGAGTGCCCGCACACTGAGCGACATTGGATCGATTTCAGAGTATCCAGAACCGGATGTGGACAGGAGAGCAGTGATGCTGAGCCTAAATGCTCCTGGCCTTCATATCAGCGAAGGCGCGGCTGGCTTCCTGCATCAGACTATG GAAACATCCAAGGAAGCGGTTGCCAATTTAACACACAAGCGCACGGACGATTTAAGTGGCTTTGTGGCTCCTTATCCAGTGAACACGTTCGAGCATCCTCACTACTTCCAGGCCCTTGGCGTTACAGCCCAGAGTAGTGATGGCCTCACTCCTGGTCTGGTGCCACGCCAAATCAACTTCTCCAACCTCACGGCAGAGGATTCCAAGCTGAAGACCCCAAGTCTCTTAATACAGACCCCAGATATGCCCAAACCAACAACGCCATCGGAAGTACAACAATTGCGCCAAAAGCTAACTCTTTTGGAGAAGGAGAAACAGCGACAGCAAAAGGACATGGAAACGAAACTGCAGGATTTGCAAAACCAACTTCAGATGGAGCAAGAGCAACTGGGTCGACAAGCCCAGAGCCTGCGCAGTCACCAGGAAAGTGAGCAGAAGTACAGACTCCGCATTGAATCTCTGGAGTCCAAGATTCTGGAGGCAGCCGCCCAGGAGGCCGCCGAACGGGAGAACCTTCGCAGGGAACTGAACTGCGTCAGTGCTGCACATGAGCAGTGCGAAGATGCAGCTGCTGCCCGTAAAAGAGAACTGGAAACTCTTAATGGCGAAGTGAAACTCAAGGCAGATCAACTGCTGGCTGCTCAGCGACGCTGCACTGAGCTGGAACTCCAAGTTCAAAGCCTAGAAAGGGATCTGGAGCGTCTCAAAAACAGCGACAATAGCTCAAAGCAGTATTCCGTGGACGAAATTGCCCAGCAGGTGGAGAAGGAACTGAACTACTCCGCCCAGTTGGATTCGAATATTCTAAAGGCCATTGAGAGCGAGGAGGAGAACAATCTGGACAAGAAGCTACTGCAGAAGGAGGTCCAAACAGAGGAGGAGCACCAGCCGGGCACTGGCAACGGCACCGATGATGAGAACTTCACCGGCGAACGGGAGCTGCTGAACCAACTGGAAGCCCTCAAAGCTCAGCTGGCCGTGGAGAGGGAACAATGTGAGACATTGAGCAAAGAGCTGCTGGGCGAGAAGCAGCACTCTCAGGAAATCCAAGAGCAGGACGTAGTGATAATCGAGGCCATGCGAAAGAGACTAGAAACCGCCCTGGACGAGGAGGATGAGCTGCACAAGCAGTTGGATCAGGAGCGAGAACGTTGTGAGAGGCTGCAGACTCAACTAACTTCCCTACAGCGAGCAGAAAGTCGCCGGAATAGTTCTCTACTCCTCAAGTCCCCCAATGATTCTCCTCGCAAGTCCCCAAGAGCCGATTTCGAGACAGAACTTGGAGATCGCCTGCGCAGTGAAATCAAACTTCTGGCGGCCCAAAACGAGAGGGAAAGGGAGCGGTATGCCGATGCCCAAAGAAGCAACGAGCGGGAACGCCAGCGGTTCGAGAAAGAGCTCCAAGAGCGGGTGGCCTACTGCGAGCGACTGAAACAAGAGATGGAGAAGCTATCGCGGGACAAGGAATCAGCTGAACTCGAACTGGAGCACTTTAATGAGCGCCTGACTCTGCAAGCCACTGAGATCGAGAGTCTGGAGGCCAGACTTGTTACCCTCCAAGAGGCGGAAACGCGAAGAGCCAACACCCGCACCCGTCAGCACCAGGAAACTGTGAAACTCCAGGCCGAGATCCATGAACTGAAGTCAAGACTCCTGGccgctgaagcttctcgaGACTGCCTGGACCAAAAGGTCACCCAACTGCGTTTCGATGTGAGCCGCTCCAGTCAAAGGGAAGCCAAGCTGGCTGAGGCTCTGGCCCAGGCCAATGATCGTCTCGCTCACAGCACGGACGACAATGTGCCGGCGCAATTTCTGCAAAAGATGCAGGAGATCAATGCCCTGGTGGCGGAGAATACCCAGGAGAACAGACAGATGGCTGAGACTGTTCAGTTTCTGGTGGGTGAGAGGATTGCACTGCAGAAGAAGTGCGAGGAACTCGGCGGATCTGGCAATACCAATGTGGCTGAGCTGGAGGAGCGTTGCCGGCAGCTAATCGGTCGCTATCTGCGAGTGGAGTCTCACCGCAAGGCATTGGTCTACCAGAAGCGGTATTTGAAGCTAACCCTAGAAGGCTATCAGGCCAGTGAGCAGCTGGCTCTGCAGAATCTCCGCGGAGGACCTCCGCCTGTAAAgcgaaatattaaaaagaagTTCAA GACTGTAGCTCTGGCCATTATTGCCATTCAGCGCATCAAATATATTGGACGCATTTGGCACACTGGAAAGCGAATTGTCAGCAAGTCGGTCTTCACCATAACCCAGCAGAG AAACGGTCCTGGACTTAATGTGAATGTGGCACCGCCCCCCTCTCCACTGCCAGTGCCCAACTCGAATCTACCCACCAATAGCCACagtagcaacaacagcaacctGACGGGCCGACTTAATTATGCGCCCGTATCGCCAACAATGATTAATTATGGCAACCTGCAACCGATTGTGTTGCCGTCGGATTTTGCCCTCCAAGCGCCAACAACATCGTTGCACACCACCTTCACCTCCACCAGCAACAACcacaataataacaataataataataatagtaatgaGAGCAGTTTGCCCTCATTGGCCAGATTGGATTGGCCAACAATGCAAAAACCGAAAAGAGCACATGCGCGGCATCACTGA